Sequence from the Burkholderia stabilis genome:
GCTTCATCGGCGAGCAGATCCGCGACCGTCAGCAACTGCGTCGTGGCATCGTCGCCGAGCGCGGCTTCGACCTGCTCGCGCAGGTGAGCCTGCGTGATCGCGACGGCCGGCCGCGCATCGCGCAGCAGATACGCGATGCGCTCGGCCGGATAGTCAGGATCGACCGGCAGGTAAGCTGCGCCGGCCTTCAGCACGCCGACGAGCGCCATCACCATGTCGAACGAACGCTCGACGCACAGCGCGACCGGCGTGTCGGGTTGTACGCCGCGCCGGCGCAGCGCAGCGGCGATGCGCGACGTGCTCAGGTCGAGTTCGCGATAGGTCGCGCGATGCACGCCGCCGTGAACATCCGCATATTCGAGCGCGACCGCATCGGGCGTTGCGTTGGCCGCCTCGGCGAATTGCAGGTGCAGCGGCTGCCGTTGCGGTTCGGGCCACGTGCGCAGCGTGTCCTGCGCACGCGCCAGCGCGTCGCGTGTCGTGCCGTCGGCGATCGACAGCGTGCCGAGCAGCGCGTCCGGCGTGCGGGCCAGTGCGTCGAGCGCACACGCGAATGCGCGGTGCCAGGTTTCGACCTGGTGCGCGTCGATGCGCGCGGTGTCGTAGCCGTAATCGATCGTCAGTTCCACACCGCTTTCGATCACGAGCGTCAGCGCGAAATCGGTGGCTTCGATACTGCGCACGCCGCTCAGTGCGAGCGCGCGCGGATCGGCGTCGCGCGCCGTATCGTCGACCGGGTAGTTCTCGAACACGACCAGCGTGTCGAACAGTGCGCCGCCCGCGCCGCGCGCCCAGCGCTGGATGTCGGCGAGCGGCGTGTGCGCGTGCTCGGCGGCGGCCGCGTTGTCGCGCTGCAGCGCCTGCAGCCAGTCGGCCGCGCGCTGCTGCGGCGCGGGCGCGGTGATCACCGGCAGCGTGTTGATGAACAGGCCGAGCACCGAGTCGACGTCCGCGAGCGCATCGGGACGGCCCGCGACGGTCGCGCCGAACGCGACGGCCGGCTGGTGCGTCATCCGTTGCAATGCGAGCGCCCACGCGCCCTGCACCAGCGTGTTGACGGTCAGCTTCAAGGCGCGTGCCGTCTGTGCGATGCGCGTCATCGCATCCGCATCGATCGTCGCGCGCCACGTGACCATCTCGGCGTCCGCACGGTCGGCCACGCGTTCCGCGATCAGCGTCGGTGCGTCGAGGCGCGCGAGGCGGTCGCTCCAGAAGCGTTCGTCGGCATCGCGGTCGCGTGTGCCGAGCCATGCGATGAAGTCGCGATAGCGCAGCGCCGGACGGCTCGCGAACGGCGACACGGCATCCGGGTCGCGATAGTCGCGCAGCACGTCTGCCAGCAGGCGTGCGGTGCTCCAGCCGTCGAGCAGCACGTGGTGGCGCGTCCACACGACGCGCCATGCGTCGTCCGTCACGCGGATCAGCGTGAGCCGCATCAGCGGCGGCTCGCGCCAGTCGAAACCGCGTGCGCGGTCGGCCGCGAGCCATGCGTCGAAATCGGCGTCGAGCGTGTCGCCGCGCGTGCGCCAGTCGAGCTGCTCGACCGGCATCTGCGCGTGGCGATGCACGCACTGCAGCGGCGCGGCTTCGTCGGGCATCACGCTCGTGCGCAGGATGTCGTGACGCGCGACGGATGCGGCGAACGCATCGGCGAGACGGCCGGCATCGAGCCCGGTCGCGGTCGCAACGAGCTGGTTCACGTAGCTGGCATGGCCGGGCGCGAACAGCGCATGGAACAGGATGCCCTGCTGCATCGGCGACAGCGGATACACGTCGTCGATCGAGCGCCAGTCGAGCGGCGTGCGTTCGATCGCGGCCTGCGTGAGACCAGCCGCCTGCGCAAGCGGAAAATCGCCCGGCGTGGCGCCGCCGCCGCGATGCGCGACACGCGACGCGCAAGCGTCGACGAGTTCGCGCAGTGCAGCCGCAAAACGCTCGGCGAACGCGTCGATCGTCGCGCGCTCGAACTGCGGCGCGCCGTACACCCAGTGCACCTTCAGCGTGCGTGCGCCGTCGCGATCGGTATCGAGGTACGCGTGGATCGCGAGCGTATTGCCGAGCGGGCCTTGGGGATCGCGCTCGACGCCGGTGCCGCCGAAACGCGGCACGAGCGTCGCATCGCGCGGCGCGTCGAACTGGCCGAGATAGTTGAAGGTGACGCGCGGGCGCGGCACGGCGGCCAGCGCCGCGCGCGTCGCCGCGTCACCGTAGTGCGCGAGCACGCCGAAGCCGAGCCCCTTGTGCGGCACCGCGCGCAGCGTGTCCTTCACGGCGCACAGCGTGTCGCCCGCAGTCGCTTCGACCGGCAACGTCACCGGGTAATGGCTCGTCAGCCAGCCGATCGTGCGGCTCGCGTCCGCATCGTCGAACAGCGCCTCGCGGCCATGTCCTTCCAGTTCGATCCGGCACGATGCCGAACCGCGCGCACCGGCCAGCGTCAGCGCGAGCGCCGCGCCAAGCAATTCGATCGTCTGCGTGCGATAGGCCGCGTGCGCGTCGGTCAGCGCCGCGCGCGTCAATGCGGCGTCGATCGTCTGCACGACGACGGCCGCATCGACGTTCGTCGCCGGTGTATCGGGATGATCGGCAACGAGATCGTCGCCCTGCGCCATGCCGGCCCAGTACGCGGCTTCGGCCGCGAACGGCGAAGCCGGTTCCGTTGCTGCGCGTGCGAGACGCGCGGCCCATGCGTCCGCGCGCAGGCCCGGCTGCGACAGCCGCACCGGCGTGCGTTCGCATGCGGCGCGGTAGGCTGTATCGAGATCGTCGAGCAGGATGCGCCACGACACGCCGTCGACGATCGCATGGTGAATCGCCAGATAAAGCTGCGTCGAGCCGTCCGGCAGTCGTGCCGCGCATGCGCAGGCGAGCGGCCCGCGGTCGAGATCGAGGCGGCGCTGCAACGCGTCGAAGCGCGCGAGCGCGTCGCCTTCGTCGCGTGCGGCGACTTCGACGAACGGCAGCGCATCGAATGGCTTCGCGGCGTCGCTCGCCTGCCACGTGCCGTCCGCACCGCGCGCGAAGCGCTGGTGGAATGCGTCGTGATGCGTCAGCAACGCATCGAATGCGCGCGCGAATGCGTCTGCGTCGAACGGCCCGCGCACGTCGAACGCAACCGACTGGTTCCAGTGGCCGCGATGCGGGATGTCGAGCGCGAAAAAGCGTTGTTGCGCGGGCGTCAAGATCTGCGCGGCAGCCGGCGTCGCGACCGGCGCCGAGGATGCAGGTTGCACAGCAGCGGCGGCCGTGTCGTCCGTTTTCGCGATGCGCGCGAGTTCGGCAACCGTCGGGCCGTCGAACAGTTGCTTCGGCGTAAAGCGCACGCCGCGCTTGCGCGCACGGGCGATCACCTGCAGCACGAGGATCGAATCGCCGCCGAGTTCGAAGAAGTTGTCGTCACGGCCAACTTGCGGCGCCTTCAGCACGGCCTGCCAGACTTCGGCGAGCACCGTTTCGACCGCGCCCTGCGGCGCGTCGCCGGATGCAATCGCGACCGGCGCGGCGGCCAGTTCGCGCAGCGCGGCGCGATCGATCTTGCCGTTCGCGGTCACCGGTAGGCGTGCGAGCGCGACGAACTGCGCGGGCACCATGTAATCGGGCAGCGTCGCGGCGAGCGCTGCGCGCACGGCGGCTTCGTCGAACGCCGTGCCGTCGCGCATCACGACGAACGTCGCGAGCCGCAGGCGGCCGTCGTGCTCGATCGCGAGCGTTTCGGCCTGCGCGATCGGGCCGGCCGCGCGCACGGCCGCACTCACCTCACCCGGTTCGACGCGGTAGCCACGAATCTTCACCTGGTCATCGATACGGCCGAGGAATGCGATCCGGCCGTCCGCGCGCAAGCGCACGCGGTCGCCGGTGCGATACAGCCGCGCGCCGGGCGTGAACGGATCGGGCACGAAACGTTCGGCGGTCTGCGCGGCGCGCCCCAGGTAGCCGCGCGCGACGCCCGGCCCGCCCAGATACAGCTCGCCCGTCGCGCCGGCCGGCACGCACGCACCGAACGCGTCGAGCACGAGCGCGCGCGCATTCGGCAGCGGCTGGCCGAGCGGCACGCCGCTCGCGGGATCGCGCACATCGGCAGCAATCGACGCCGTGTCGCACGCGATCGCGCCGACCGTCGCTTCGGTCGGCCCGTAATGGTTGATCACGCGGCAGGCCGGCGCGAGCGCGGCCAGGCGCGCGACGAGCGCCCACGTGAGCGTTTCGCCGCCCGTCACGAGCGCGTGGCGCGGCAGTACGTCGGCCGGCACGCGCGCATCGAGCAGCGCCTGCAGATGGCTCGGTACGATTTTCAGCACGCCGACGTCGCGGCGGCGCATCTCGTCCGCGAACGCGTCCGGGTCGAACGCGCACGCGGCCGGCAGCAGATGCAGCGTGCGGCCCGCGCACAATGCGCCGAACAGCGTCGTGTGGCCGAGGTCGGCCGCGACCGTCGACACCATCGCGAACGACGCATCCGGTGCGAACGCGAGTTCGTCGAGCATCCCCTGCACGTAGTCGGCCAGCGCGCCGTGCGACACGACGACACCTTTCGGCGTGCCGGTCGAGCCCGACGTGTAGATCAGGTACGCGCCCTGCTCCGGATGCGGCGCGACGCGCACGCCGGCCGCATGCGCGAGCGATGCGTCCTGCGTGAGCGTATCGACGTCGAGCGGCTGCGCGTCGATGCCGGCCGGCCACGCGGCCGTATCCGCGACGAGCGCCCAGCGCGCGCCGCAGTCGGCGGCCGCCGCCGCCAGTCGCGCGGCAGGCTGCGCGGGATCGAGCAGCACGGCGAGTGCCCCGGCCTTCAACACGCCGAGCAGGCCGACGACGAAGCGCGCGGAACGCTCGATGCAGACGACGACCGGCGCTTCGGCGGCCGCGCCGCGCAGCGTCAGTGCGCGCGCGATACGGTTCGATGCGTCGTCGAGTTCGGCGAACGTCAACTGCGCCGACGCATCGGCGAGCGCGATGCGATGCGGATACGCGGCTGCCTGCCGCGCGAACGCGGCGACGATGTCGGCATGTTCGACCTTCAGCGCACGGCCATCGCGCGGCTGGCGCGATGCGGCCGATGCGTCGCACGGCAGCGCGGCCGTCGTGCGTTGCGAATCGTGCGCAGCCGCGCCGACGAGCGTCGCGTAGCTGTCGAGCCACGCGCGCGCGGTGTCGGTATCAATGCAGTCGGTCGCATAGGCGGCGACCAGCTCGATCCCGCTCGCGTCGTCGGTGAAATCCAGCGCGAAGTCGAAGCGTGCGGCGAGATCGGGCCCCGGCGTCGCGACTGCCGTCGCGCCCGGCAGCACGCTGTCGTGCCGCGCGTCGAATTGCTGCGCGAATTTCACGCGCAACCACTCGTCGCCGCGCTTGACCGGCGGCTTGACCGCGTCGACGACGCGCTCGAACGGCACGTCCTGGTGCGCGACCGCGTCGAGCGCCGCCGTGCGCGCCGCATCGACGAGCGTGCGGAACGGCAGCGTCGGCGCCACCTGCACGCGCAGCGCGACCGTATTCAGGAACAGGCCGAGCAGCGCGCGCGTTTCAGGGTGTTGGCGATGCGCGACCGGCACCGCGACGACGACGTCCGTCTCGCCGGTCAGACGCGACAGCCACGCGTCGAGGGCAGCCAGCAGCACCGTGAAGACGGTGGCCTGCGCGTCGCGTGCGAGTTGTCGCACGTCGGCCGCGACCGCGTCGGGCAGGCGCAGCGATACGCGCGCGCCCTGCAGCGTGCGCGCGGTGCCCGGTTGACGATCGACCGGCAGCGCGATCGGGCCCGGCACGTCGCGCAATGCGCCGCGCCAGTAGTCGAGCTGGCGATCGCCTTCGCCGCCGGCCAGCATGTCGCGCTGCCAGTCCGCGTAGTCGGCGTACTGGATCGGCAAGTCGGGCAACGACGGCTCGCGGCCTTCCGCATACGCGCGATAGGCGGCCGACAGTTCGTCGAACGCGCAGCGCGAGCTCCAGCCGTCGGTGATCGCGTGGTGCGCGGTCAGCAGCAGGCGGTGGCGATCGTCGGCGAGCGCCACGAGCGTCGCGCGCAGCAGCGGGCCGCGTGCGAGATCGAACGGCTCGGCAGCGTCGCGCTCGGCGAGACGCGCAGCTTGCGCGTCGCGTGCGGCCGGCGGCTGGTCGCGCAGATCGATCGCGGCGATCGACACCGGCAGGTGCGCATGAATCCGCTGCATCACGACGCCGTCGTCGTTGTCGACGAGCGTCGTGCGCCACGCTTCGTGCCGGCCGATCACGTGATCGAGCGCGCGTTGCAGCGCGTCGCGATCGAGCGTGCCGTCGATCGTCCAGTGCGCGGCGATGTGATACGCGGCGCTCGCGTCGCGGGTTTGCGCGAGCACCCAGAAACGTTGCTGCGCGAGCGATGCCGCGCGGTCGACATACGAAGTGCCAGGCGCGGTCGAATCAGCCGTCACGCGGCGCGCGGAAATCGTAGCCAGCGGTTCGCCGGTTTCGCGCGCCGAACGATCGACCGTCTCGGCTAGTTCGGCCAGCGCCGGATCGGCGAACAGCGTATCGAGCCGCAGGTTCACGCGCACCGTGGCGCGGATCGCTGCCTGCAACTGCATCGCGGCGAGCGAATCGGCGCCCAGTGCGAAGAAACGGTCATCGCGCGACGGCACGGCGTCGAGGCCGAGCAGCGTCTGCCAGAGGCCGGCGAGCTGTTGCTCGGTCGGCGTGCGCGGCGCGTCGCCCGCGCCCTGCGCCGTGTCGCGCGCAGCGGCGATCCGCTCGCGCAGCGCGGCACGGTCGATCTTGCCGTTCAGCGTATAAGGCAGCGCATCGCAGCGCACGAACCGGTGCGGCTGCCATGCGGCCGGCAGTTGCGCGGCCACGTGCGTCTTCAGTGCCGCATCGTCGGCTGCCGCACGCAGCGCGACGCACGCGATCAGCCGCGTCGGCCCGTTGCCGGTTTCGGCGACCACCGCCGCGTCGGCCACGGCCGGGTGCGAGCGCAGGCACGCGGCGATTTCCGCGGGCTCCACGCGCACGCCGCGCACTTGAACCTGATCGTCGAGACGGCCGAGATAGTCGAATGCGCCGTCGTCGCGCAGGCGCGCGAGATCGCCGGTGCGATAGACGCGCGCACCGGGTTCGCCTTCCGGATCGGGAATGAAGCGTTCGGCCGTCAGCGCCGGGCGGCCGTGATAACCGCGCGCGATGCAGACGCCGCCGAGCAGCAGCTCGCCGCCGTCTTGCGCGTCGCCGCCGTCGATGCGCGCGACGCGCGGGCCGATCACGCGACCGATCGGCAACGATGCATATGCGTCGTCGGCGGCCAGCACCGGCGTTTCGCCCGGTTCGACCGGCCACAGCATCGGCGAGATCACGGCCTCGGTCGGCCCGTAACCGTTGATGAGACGCACCGCCGGGAACGTGCCGCGCACGAATTCGAACGCCTGCTGCGGCAGCGCTTCGCCGCCGAACGCGAGCACGCGCAGGGCCGGCGGTACGCCGTCGCGCGCGGCGACGGCCGCAAATTCACGCAAGTACGCAGGCGGAAATGCTGCAACGTTGACCGATTCGCGCACCAGCAGCGCATGCGCGGCGTCCGGCGCAAACGGCTGCGGCGGCGCCACGACGATACTGGCGCCGACCGCGAGCGGCGCGAGCCAGCATTCGT
This genomic interval carries:
- a CDS encoding non-ribosomal peptide synthetase, producing MTSFPTALHHRIRELARIAPDAPAIAVPFQNDLRLSRGALDARASRLARQLRAAGVGAEVRVGVCVERSCELFVALLAVLKAGGVFVPLDPRHPAARLDWIVQDAQLRHGIVDDAGRAALGAPFEHAFDAAAEVAGKPELAVDDEDLTVHPRSAAYMIYTSGSTGTPKAVVVEHGPLAAHCDALAAALPIEAGDRLLHFASVNFDAAHECWLAPLAVGASIVVAPPQPFAPDAAHALLVRESVNVAAFPPAYLREFAAVAARDGVPPALRVLAFGGEALPQQAFEFVRGTFPAVRLINGYGPTEAVISPMLWPVEPGETPVLAADDAYASLPIGRVIGPRVARIDGGDAQDGGELLLGGVCIARGYHGRPALTAERFIPDPEGEPGARVYRTGDLARLRDDGAFDYLGRLDDQVQVRGVRVEPAEIAACLRSHPAVADAAVVAETGNGPTRLIACVALRAAADDAALKTHVAAQLPAAWQPHRFVRCDALPYTLNGKIDRAALRERIAAARDTAQGAGDAPRTPTEQQLAGLWQTLLGLDAVPSRDDRFFALGADSLAAMQLQAAIRATVRVNLRLDTLFADPALAELAETVDRSARETGEPLATISARRVTADSTAPGTSYVDRAASLAQQRFWVLAQTRDASAAYHIAAHWTIDGTLDRDALQRALDHVIGRHEAWRTTLVDNDDGVVMQRIHAHLPVSIAAIDLRDQPPAARDAQAARLAERDAAEPFDLARGPLLRATLVALADDRHRLLLTAHHAITDGWSSRCAFDELSAAYRAYAEGREPSLPDLPIQYADYADWQRDMLAGGEGDRQLDYWRGALRDVPGPIALPVDRQPGTARTLQGARVSLRLPDAVAADVRQLARDAQATVFTVLLAALDAWLSRLTGETDVVVAVPVAHRQHPETRALLGLFLNTVALRVQVAPTLPFRTLVDAARTAALDAVAHQDVPFERVVDAVKPPVKRGDEWLRVKFAQQFDARHDSVLPGATAVATPGPDLAARFDFALDFTDDASGIELVAAYATDCIDTDTARAWLDSYATLVGAAAHDSQRTTAALPCDASAASRQPRDGRALKVEHADIVAAFARQAAAYPHRIALADASAQLTFAELDDASNRIARALTLRGAAAEAPVVVCIERSARFVVGLLGVLKAGALAVLLDPAQPAARLAAAAADCGARWALVADTAAWPAGIDAQPLDVDTLTQDASLAHAAGVRVAPHPEQGAYLIYTSGSTGTPKGVVVSHGALADYVQGMLDELAFAPDASFAMVSTVAADLGHTTLFGALCAGRTLHLLPAACAFDPDAFADEMRRRDVGVLKIVPSHLQALLDARVPADVLPRHALVTGGETLTWALVARLAALAPACRVINHYGPTEATVGAIACDTASIAADVRDPASGVPLGQPLPNARALVLDAFGACVPAGATGELYLGGPGVARGYLGRAAQTAERFVPDPFTPGARLYRTGDRVRLRADGRIAFLGRIDDQVKIRGYRVEPGEVSAAVRAAGPIAQAETLAIEHDGRLRLATFVVMRDGTAFDEAAVRAALAATLPDYMVPAQFVALARLPVTANGKIDRAALRELAAAPVAIASGDAPQGAVETVLAEVWQAVLKAPQVGRDDNFFELGGDSILVLQVIARARKRGVRFTPKQLFDGPTVAELARIAKTDDTAAAAVQPASSAPVATPAAAQILTPAQQRFFALDIPHRGHWNQSVAFDVRGPFDADAFARAFDALLTHHDAFHQRFARGADGTWQASDAAKPFDALPFVEVAARDEGDALARFDALQRRLDLDRGPLACACAARLPDGSTQLYLAIHHAIVDGVSWRILLDDLDTAYRAACERTPVRLSQPGLRADAWAARLARAATEPASPFAAEAAYWAGMAQGDDLVADHPDTPATNVDAAVVVQTIDAALTRAALTDAHAAYRTQTIELLGAALALTLAGARGSASCRIELEGHGREALFDDADASRTIGWLTSHYPVTLPVEATAGDTLCAVKDTLRAVPHKGLGFGVLAHYGDAATRAALAAVPRPRVTFNYLGQFDAPRDATLVPRFGGTGVERDPQGPLGNTLAIHAYLDTDRDGARTLKVHWVYGAPQFERATIDAFAERFAAALRELVDACASRVAHRGGGATPGDFPLAQAAGLTQAAIERTPLDWRSIDDVYPLSPMQQGILFHALFAPGHASYVNQLVATATGLDAGRLADAFAASVARHDILRTSVMPDEAAPLQCVHRHAQMPVEQLDWRTRGDTLDADFDAWLAADRARGFDWREPPLMRLTLIRVTDDAWRVVWTRHHVLLDGWSTARLLADVLRDYRDPDAVSPFASRPALRYRDFIAWLGTRDRDADERFWSDRLARLDAPTLIAERVADRADAEMVTWRATIDADAMTRIAQTARALKLTVNTLVQGAWALALQRMTHQPAVAFGATVAGRPDALADVDSVLGLFINTLPVITAPAPQQRAADWLQALQRDNAAAAEHAHTPLADIQRWARGAGGALFDTLVVFENYPVDDTARDADPRALALSGVRSIEATDFALTLVIESGVELTIDYGYDTARIDAHQVETWHRAFACALDALARTPDALLGTLSIADGTTRDALARAQDTLRTWPEPQRQPLHLQFAEAANATPDAVALEYADVHGGVHRATYRELDLSTSRIAAALRRRGVQPDTPVALCVERSFDMVMALVGVLKAGAAYLPVDPDYPAERIAYLLRDARPAVAITQAHLREQVEAALGDDATTQLLTVADLLADEAGNTPAGAADEIDDARLAYLIYTSGSTGKPKGAGNTHGALANRIAWMQDAYQMTRDDVVLHKTPFGFDVSVWEFVWPLAIGAKLAIAAPGDHRDPARLAAAIHAHGVTVLHFVPSMLAAFAAYLDDFSAAAQCDSVRLIVASGEALAPELVAKMARLLPNATLVNLYGPTEAAIDVSHWTCGPDDANAVAVPIGHPIANLQLHVLDAAWQPVPAGATGELYLAGAGLARGYLGRPALTAERFVPDPFVPGARMYRTGDLARRRADGALDYLGRVDTQVKLRGQRIEPGEIEALLRAAPGVNDAVVIVRDEQLIGYVARGDAGPLDRAALLDTLRAQLPAYMVPSQLIELDALPVTPNGKCDRHALPAPVRETAEAVELSTDTERALAAIWQRVLHVDAIGRDGDFFLLGGHSLLATQAHAQANLHWGLALPLRTLFDTRTLASCAEAIDAACAARGETDAASAIDALLGELETQ